The region AGGTCTGCACCCGCACCGGCTACGACATCGGCAACGCGACACAGCTTCAGCGCTGCCGGTCCAACATCGGCGAACTCGGCCAGATGATGATGGATACGCCGCTCTCGCTCCAGCAGTTCCTGACCAATGTGATGCTCGGCAGCACGGTGGGCGACGTATTGTTCGAGGATAGTCCGGCGACGGCGGCGCGCGTCATGGCCAATCGCGCCGTCGTCTCGTCTGGCCTCGCCACCATGTCGACCGCGAACGAGTGGATGCCGACGATCCGGGCGACCGTGTTCGGGATCATGCTGTTCATGATGCCCGTCGCGCTGCTTTTCATCCTGACCCCGATCAACCTGCGCGTCGCCAGCTTCGCCCTCGGCCTGTTCGTCTTCGTGGCGCTCTGGGGCGTGATCGACGCCGGCATCTATCAGCTGACGCTGGGCCGCGCGACCGATGTGCTGGCCGAGATGCGCGCCAACCATGTCGCGGCGAATGCCTGGATGCTGGCGCCGTCGTCCGCGATGAAGGCGCTTGCGATCTTCGGGAGTTTCCGCACCGCGTCCGCGGGCCTCGCCGGGGCCTTCGTGTTCACGGTTTTCCGGTTCTCCGGCAATGTGTTCACCTCGTTCACATCCGGCGCGCTCGGTGTGCAGGGTCAGGGCACGGCGGCGGCCGCGCCGCTTGCCACCAGCGAAGGCTATGCCGGCGCGCTCGAGGCGCAGGCGGGGGCCGCGGGCACGATGGCGCGCCGGGGCGCGGCCTCGAACTTCGGGGACTTCGGCGAACGCTCGACCTTCGGCGCCAACCGGGCGTTCGGTGCGGCGAGCAGCGTGCTCGGCGAACATGGCGGCGGCGCCAGCGGAACGGCCGCATTCGGCATGGGCAAGCTCGATGCGGCGCGCGAACTGGGCGGGCTCTCCCCTGCCCTCACCGGCCGCAGCCTCACCGATCCCGCGACCGTGCGCGCCGTGCGCGACAATGCCGCGACCAGCGCGATCCACAATTTCGCGGAGAAGGATGCGCTCCGCAGCCTTGGCACCGGCTATTTTGGAGAGGGACAGTCCGGGGAGCGTTCGTTCGCGGCCTTCACGCAGAAGATGGTCCAGTGGAAGGCGTTCGGGGATACGCGCGCCTATGACATGATGCTGTCCGGCGCGCAGCGGCATTTCGAGAGGAGCGGCTACGACCAGCAGGATGCCGCGCTCAAAGCCTCGACGGTGATCGCGCAGGCGTCGGCCGATCCGACCTTCGCCAAGCTGATCGCTAATACCTTCGACCAGGAGCAGATGCTGAGGAACGATCTGACCGGCGCGCAGATCCAGGTCGGCGCGATGGAAGGCAGGCGCGATTTTGCTGGCGACAATGTAAGGCGGATCGAGCGCGGCAATGTCGCGACCGAGCAGGCGCATAGGACCGGCAGCAATGAGGGCCAGCGCAACGCTTCCTCCATGCTCGGCCTCTCCGTTCAGGAAACCTCCCGACGCGTCGCCTTTATCAACGCGCTATCCGGAGAGGCTCGCTCCACCGCCATTTCCCAACTGTCGCGCGCAACGGGCAGAAATGAAGCGCAGGTCATGCGGGCGCTCGAAACCTACAATGCCGCCGTGCAGGTCGGCACCGCCGACGGTGCGACCGCCGAGGCCGCGCGCGAGGGCACCAGCGTCTATGGGCGCACCCGCGAGGCAGCGGGCTTCGATTTTGCCGAACGGTCGGGCAAGCTCGACGCGCAGCGTGAGGTCGGTCACGACGGGACACGGTCCGCCGCCCGGATCGGTGAGCAGCGGCGGCAGGCCGACAACGCCGGGTTCGCGGAAGGCGCGGCCGCGGCGGGCATGTCGGTGCGACAGGCCGCACATCTCGACAGCTTCATCCGCACGCTCAGCCAGGGTGCCGGCAATCAGGTCGATATGGCCGAAGGCGGCGCGGCAGGCATCGCTGATCGCGCCCGCAACGAACGGTTGACGCGGATCATCGACAATGAGCGCTTGACCCGCATGCAGAAGTTGCTGGCCGATCATGGGGTGGACATGTCGAAGCGCGAGATCGCCATGGCGCAGAATGGCGATCTGAGCCTCAATCTTACCCCGGAGACGGCGGCGCAGATGTGGCGTGGCGGGCTCATCAACGAAAGCCAGCTCGGCGCGGTCGCCAATGGCGGGCGGGCAAGGTTCTCGTTCGCCGACAACGATCTTCTCGTCTCCAGCTCGGTCGGGTTCCAGCAATCGGCACGCAACGACACCTCCACGCGGTTCGAGGCGGGCAAGCAGGCAGGCCCTGACACCATTGAACACTTCCTCAGCAGCGGCGAACAGGGCCAGGCGATGATGCAGAACTGGCTGCGCGGCGGGTTCGAGATGGATCGGCATGGCAACTGGCGGCTTAACCCGCAGGTGGCCGATACGCTTACGCGCGACGTCCAGGCGATCATCGCGCAGACCGGATGGCAGCGCGGGCTCTCACGATCCGCGCAGGACCAGACCACGATGGGGACCACTATCGGCGCTCATGTTGGCGGCACTATCAGTGCCAATGAGTCGGAAGCGACGGGCGGTCGCGGACAACCTAGCGGCAAAGGGCAACAATCGAACCAAAGCCCGATCACCCAAAAGGGACGCTCCACATCGGGGCGTGTCGGTGGGAGTCTTGGGTTTGAGAGCCGTGACGTTGGCACCACGAGCGAGACGGCGCAGTCAGCGATTGATATCGTGAACTACGACGTCCGCAATGCAATAGCAGCGGCTGAACGGGCGGCTGCCCGCTCCGGCAGCCCGGAAGCGGCCTTCTCGCGCGAACTATCGGAACGCATTCTTGGCCCGAACGGGATGCGCAATCGCTACCTGCAGGATGCGGATTCCGGGCGAGCTACGTTCGATATCACCGGTCCGCTCACCTCAATCGAACAGAATTCCGTCCTGAAAAGTGGTCGGTTCTCGACCGATCTCGATAACAGCCCCGGCGACGGGGACAGTAGCTTCAAGAAGCGTTAAAGTCGTTTGTGAGGCCAGTGAGAGCTCAAAGGATTTCCGATCCACAATGCACCAGACCTCGGATCGAGAATATCGGAGCTGGCATGGAGATCCTCCATTGCCCGATCATGCTCCTCCCATACATCGGCGATTCTAGCTACCGTTTCATCGGACAGCGAAGTTCCGTCACCCTGCTTTGGAAACTGCGCGAGCCAATGCTGTGCATAGCCGATTCCGAGCACCATAAGCGCCATCATCGGGAAGAACAGGACGTTGAGAAAACCGGCCGCCGCGCTGTCGTAGAACGCCTCAAGCGGCGCGATCCTGGTCGATGCAGCCATGCCGATCCACCAGACCGGAATTGCCGACCACCACAGCTTCGCGTACCACGGACGCCAAAGCCAATCGGCCGGTTTCAGCCGAGGCGATGCCGGTTCGGGCGCTTGAATATGGGCGGCGTTGTTCATCGCTATATCCTCACTGGAGGACTATAGCAGAATTCTGTCGGTGTTCCATCATTTGTGAATCGGCTCGATCTGGAAACCGATTGGGAACAACGCTTCTAATCTATCGGCATTGACCCATCTTTGCGAACAGGGATCGATGTGGCGGCGTCAATTCCAGAGAGAGGGTATTGGCGCCGCCGCAATAACCGTCACCAATGTCAATGCATGACGGTCGTTCTTGCCAGTTCCGGTAAATGTCGCGGTTGGGACAGCTTTTGCGGTGTCCAACACGGACTGCGTCTCAGCCGCTTCTGCTGGGCATATGACTTACAAGGTCGGCACGAGACCGTGCATTTTCCATATCTCGAGCATCTCCATCCCCGGGCAACCCCCTTCTCGGCACCTCCGCTGATGCGAGCGGCGGCGCGACCTGTAAGGCTGGCAGTCATGATGTTTTCAAAATCTGAAGTCCGGCTAACGGCTCGGAAACCATAAAATAGCGCATGGCACCTTCGCGCAAAGAGCCAGCGCACAACAATATCCAAGTTGGGGGTTGTTGTTGATGAAAATCCCGCGATTTCTGTCATGCTCCTCTGCAACTAAGAAGGAGGTGAGAGCATGGGGAGCGGTAACGAGCCGGGCAACGACGAATTAAAAGAACAAGCGCTGGAAATGATGGAGCAGTCCTTGGCGATCCTATACGCCTTGCAGGAACCCGCTGCTGCCGATCTCCACGATGTGATTGAGAGGGTCATGGGGTCGTCGGGCAAGATGGGGGAAGAAGGCGAGGTATGGGATTCTGTTTTTACCGATCTACCGCACCTGACCATGCGGGCCTTGTTCCTTCATCGCAATGACGGCTTTACCGTTGGCCAGATCGCACGCCGCCTCCGCATCAGCGAGGCCGACGCGGCGGAGCGCCTCGACCACGCTGTGCGCTATGTTCGCGCGCCTGCATCACCAAGAATATAGCCAGCGCTGGCGGAAAGACATTGCCCGGCCATTCCGCCAAAATCCATGTCGAACCGTAAGCCTTCAATGTACCTGCTGGTCCCAAACGCGAGCGGCTCCCTCTCCCATCACCTCCACCCTTTCCTCGCTGCTCCCGCACTTCACCTAACCACCACCCTTCCGCGCTGCTCGCCGCAAACAGGCTGACCTGCAGGCGTCGGAGGGGCGCCTGACCTATCCCGGCAGCAATTGCTTCTCCAACGCGGCAACAAGCTCCTGCCTCTTGCCAGGGTCCAACCGGTCCAGGTTACGTTGCTTCCACAAAACCGCGGGCAGTCGCCTCGCCTCATCAATGCCCGCAAGCGCCCAGTCCGGTTCACCACGCTTGAAGCCGACAAGGAATTGCCGATGAGTGTCAGGCATCCCGGCAACCATGCACGCGATGATGTCTTCACGCGCTGATTCCAGTTCCGCCAGAGTGATCGGCTGGTGAGTCATTCCGACGAAACCGCGCTCGAACTCCTCGGCGAGCGGTTTACGGGCGGGAGCGAGAACCTCGGCCATCGGGCGATTATGGCTGGCGAGGTAGACGAGAAATGCACGTCGCAAATCGTCTGTGACGCCTTCGTTCGCCAGCAAGTCGCGGACGTCGAAGAGGTCGCGAGGGTGCTGCCGGTCGAGCGCCGCCACGATTTTTCCCGCATAGAGATCGGCGAAGGACACCACCTGAATCTCAGCAAAACCAAAGGCGTCCTCGACTGCGGGAACGACACCCATAACGACGGGATCATAGACCGTCCCGCGCAACACTGGCGTGACCTCGATCTTGATCTGCACATCATCCGCACGAACGATGAGCTTGGTGACGATTTTTTCGTCAGCGGAACGCGACGCATGAATCCTGGCTCCGACCAGTCCTTCCTCGATGCGTTCCTTGATCCGCAGCATCGCCGCATCGATCGTGGCGAGCGAGGTCGCGCGGTCCTCGATCGGCAGATAGGTGAGGTCGATGTCCACCGAAAGTCGCGGCAGGTCACGCACGAACAGATTGATCGCTGTTCCGCCTTTCAGCGCGAAGATATCCTCCTTCGCGACGTGAGGCATAACACGCAGAAGAAGAGCGACCTGTCTCCGGTAGCCGTCGAGAAACGCCATACAGCTATTCTCCCGCCAGGTCGGAGGGCACGGTGATGTTGTAGCGCCGGTCGAGCTTCCCTCCTTTGACCAGGACGCGTTTGCCCGATCCGAGATCCAGGCGGGAAACATCGAGCTTCGAACGCCAGGCATGGCCATGGCGATCCGCGAAGAAGAGGAAGAGACGCTTCACTTTTACGCTCGCGCACGCCTCAAGAAGTGTCTGAAGGCGACGTGGGCTGAGGTCGCTCATTCCTTCCATCAGCATGTCGACCTGATGGAAGCTCTCATGGGGAAGCTCATCGAGCAGTTCGAGAACGGCGCGTTCCTTGCTCGAACAGCGGATCGGCAAGGTCGTGCCGGCGGTGCTGGACATCCGGGGCGCAGGCTCGGGAGGAATCTCGCCGTCGACTGGAAACAGCCGGAGGCTGTTATGCCAGCGGAACGAGACATCGAGTGGCAGGCTGTCGAGCCATGTCGGCGGCCGGCTTGGCCCATAGAGATGGACTTCGCGCACCGTTATGGAGAGATAATGAGCGTAGCCCTGCTGTTCGAGCGCTGTGCGCCCGCCAACTGTCAAAGGCAGGTCCAACAGGGATTGCAGTGAGATAACGGCCTGTTCCCAGGTGAGCGGTCCACGCGAGCGGCGATAGACGCGCCGGGTCGGGCTATCGAGCCATCCCGCGCGAACATATTGGCTCCGCAGCGATGATGAGTAACCATGGGCTTCCATCCATGCCGCGTCGACCAGCAGGCTCTCTGGGAGATCCCGTTGCAGCCGGTTTAATTTTCCTAATGTTTGCGAAGCCATGCTATGCATTTTGACAGATTGGGAAACTACTGTCGAGTTTATTAATTTCGAAATTAGCTAAGCCTTGCTTGGCATTATCAGAGCTCGGCAAACTGGATCGTGCGACCGTAGGTCAATACACTTATCCGCCCTAGGCATGGCGGTTCGCGGGCCAATTGACGGGATGCGCAACACGGCGACACCGACAGGACTGTCAAGGACTGCGCCGTTTCGCCCTGTGGCGCGGGCGGCGGGGTCCAGCCTCAATGATCCCTTGGTCGTTTCGAAGGATCTGCGCGTCGATGAGCGCCCTGGCGACAAGCTCTGAGCGCTTGTAGACGCCGTAACGCTGCTTTGCGTGGGAGACGAAATAGCGCACCGAGGTCTCGCTCAGACCGAGTATCTGGCTGATCTCCCAATCGCTCTTGCCGACGGCGACCAATGCCGTGCATTGAGCTTCGCGGCGCGTGAGCCTGGGTACGTCATGTCCGCGCGAGGCATGATGTAGTCTGAGGCCCGCCTTGAACCCGAAGGCAGCGACGATGTGGAGCGTCGTCAGTAGCGATGGCGAAGCCATGATCGGCTCCGCGCGTGCGAAAGTGCAAGACGCATGGGATTCGCTCGGTATGTGGAGCGGCACGGTGACACCGTGGACGAGACCATGCAGCCGCGCTTCTTCGAACAGGGCTGATTGTGTGCCTGTGAGATCGACATAACCGGGAATCTCGTCCCAGCTGAACGGGCGGTCCAGCAACTGGCTCACCTCATAGACTGGATCGATGACGTACGCGTGGCTCTCGGTGTAGAAACGCACGAACTCCGCCGGATAGTTGGTAATAACCAGCGCCCGTTCGACCAAGCGTGGGAGGCCGCCATGTTGGATCATCGCGACATAGGGGAAGCCCATTTTCGTGGCGGCATCAGCTAAGGCGGCGAGCAGCGCTTCCATTGAAGAAGCGACATTGAAGCGTGAGAGTGTCTCACGCAGTCTGGCATTGACATACATGGCATCCTCCTTGGGTTGTGTTGGCCGTGCACCGGCAAACGTGCCAGAAGAAGCCGTTGTGATACCTATGGGAGATAGGGGGCATTCACAGCCGTCAGCCAGCGCTATGGCTGACGCGTGAGGCTGCTAGGGCAATCGTGGATTCGCTGTTTCGAAAACCTGGCTCAGGATCCGTGACACCGCCGCCGGTATTATTCTCCTGCGAAACCTGCGCGGAACCGTTCGGCAATCGTTAGTCTGAAGCATCGTTACGATGCCCCACGCAATTTGGTGTTCTGACATTCGACTGCCTCCTCACGCCATCGTGCCGATGGTTCGCCGGAACCTCGCCAACGCAATGGCGAAGAAGATCGCGCCGATAGCAATGATAGCCAGGAACTGGGGCCAGACCACGTCAAAGCCCGCGCCCCGGTAAAGGATGGCCTGCGCCATCTTCACGAAATGGGTGGTGGGCGCGGCCAACATGACCGTCTGGACGAACTCAGGCATGCTTTCGCGCGGCGTCGAACCGCCGGACAACATCTGCAACGGCAGCAGCACCAGCATCAGCAACAAGCCGAACTGCGGCATGGAGCGCGCGATCGTCCCCATGAAGATGCCGATGGAGGTCGTGGCGAACAGGTGCAGCCCCGCTCCGGCGAGGAACAGCGCGATCGACCCTTCGACGGGAACGGACAGTACCCCTTCCACCATCGCGAAAAGCGCGAAAGCGCAGGCGACCAGGACAACGAGCCCCATGGCCCAGACCTTGCTGGCCATGATCTCGAATGGCGTCACCGGCATCACCAGCAAATGTTCGATCGTGCCGTGCTCGCGCTCGCGGATCAGGGCCGCGCCCGTCAGCACGATCGACAGCATGGTGACGCTGTTGATGATTTCCATGACCGCGCCGAACCAGCTTTGCGCCAGCGTAGGATTGAACCGCACGCGCAGCGCCAGCTCGACCGGGACCGGCGTGCTCGCACGCGTGCCTTTCATGAATTCGGCAACTTCGCCCTGCACGATCTGCTGGATGTAGCCGCCGCCCGTGAAAGCCTGGCTCATCCGCGTAGCGTCAACGTTGAGCTGCAAGCCGGGTTGGCGTCCCGCAAGTACGTCTCGCTGAAAATCGGGCGGGATGTCGAGAGCGAACGTATAGCGCCCGGCATCCAGCCCCTTGTCCACTTCGTTCAGTCCCACGATCGAAGGGGGCGTGAAGTGCGGCGGATAAAAGGCGCCGGTTATCCGGCTGGAAAGCTGCGACTGGTCTTCATCGACGATCGCGATAGGCGCCTTGTGCAGCGTTTCCGGCATGGCGGTTGCCGCGACGTAGATCCCCACCGAGAACGAATAGAGGATCAGGAACAGCATCATCGGATCGCGCCACAGGCTGCGCAGTTCCTTGATGCCGAGCCGGTAGATGTTGGCCGCGTGGCGCATATCAGCTCTCCTGCTTGCGCAGCAACGCGACACACAGCGCCAGGATGACGGGAAACGTCGCGAACAGCACGAGAAGGTCGGGCCAGAGGTCGGCGAACCCCAGCCCCTTGGAAAAGACGCCGCGGCAGATGGTGACGAACCAGGTCGCGGGATATATCGATCCGATCACCGCGCCCGCCCCCTCGAGCGAGGACACCGGGTTGATCAGGCCGGAAAACTGCACGGCGGGCAGGATCGTGCCGATGGCGGTGGCGAACATCGCGGCAATCTGGCTGCGCATGAAGATGGAGAACAGCAGGCCGATGGCCGTCGCCGACAGCGTATAGAAGAGAGCGCCCAGCGTCATCGCGAGGAAACTGCCCGTCAACGGCACGCCGAACATCGTGACGGCGAGGAACACCAGCAGGACATAGTTCAGCATGGCGAGCGCGACATAGGGAAGCTGCTTGCCCAGCAGGAATTCCACCTTGCTGATCGGCGTCACGTAGAAATTGACGATGGATCCCAGCTCCTTTTCCCGCACCACGCTCAAAGCCGTCAGCATCGCCGGGAACAAGAGCAGCATCATCGGAATCACGGCCGGCGCGATGGCCACAAGGCTTTTCACGTCCGGATTGTAACGATAGCGCAGCTCGATATTGACGAGACCCATCGATGGCCGCGCACCTGTTTCCTGCACGGCCATTTCACTGAGCCAGTGGGCATGCAGGGCCTGGACATAGCCTTGCACGGTCTCAGCCCGCTGCGGCATGGCGCCATCGACCCATACACCGATCTGCACCGGCACGCCCCGGCGCAGGTCGCGCGCGAAATTGGGCGGAATCTCCAGGGCCACGCTCAGTTCGCCCGAGCGCATCCGCCGGTCCAACTGGCTATAGTCGGTGATCGGCGGCCGTTCGATGAAATAGCGCGATCCGGCCAGGTTGAGGACGTAGTTCTCGCTGGTGGTCGTGCCGTCGCGGTCCAGCACGGCGAACGGCAAGTCCTCCACGTCCATGCTGATGCCATAGCCCATGATGAACATCAGGATGACGCTGCCGAGCAGAGCCAGAGTGGCGCGGATGGGATCACGGCGCAATTCCAGCCCTTCGCGCCGGGCATAGCTCATCATCCGGCGCCGCATGAACCATGGGGAGCGGGCCGGTGCAGCCGAAATGTCCTGATCGGCCGCGGCAGGCGCGCCCGCAGGAACCGGATCGTCCCTCTTTTCTGTCGGCGTCTCGCCGCTCGCATCCTGAAGATAGGCGATGAACGCTTCTTCCAGGTCCGCCGCGCCGCGGTTCTCGACAATGGCGGCGGGAGTGTCGCTGACCAGCACCTTGCCCGCATGCATCAGCGATATGCGGTCGCACCGCTCCGCTTCGTTCATGAAGTGCGTGGAAATGAAGATCGTCACCTTGTCGCGCCGGGACAGGTCGATCATCATCTGCCAGAACTGGTCCCGCGCGATCGGATCGACGCCGGACGTCGGTTCATCGAGGATCAGCATTTCCGGCTTGTGGATCATGGCGACGGCTAGGCTGAGCCGCTGGCGCTGGCCCAGCGGCAAGGCGCCGGGCAACGCATCCATGATGCCATCCAGGCCGAACCGCCGCGCCATTTCCCTCACGCGGGCCGGCACGTCTTCGGCGGGAACATGGAAGAGCTGGGCATGCAGCTCGAGGTTCTGCCGGACCGTCAGTTCCGAGTAGAGCGAGAAGGCCTGGCTCATATAGCCGACGCGCCGGCGCGTCGCCATGTCGTCATTCTCGACCTCGCGGCCGAACAGCCAGGCCTGGCCTTCGCTGGCTTTCAGCAGGCCGGTCAGCATCTTCATGGTGGTTGACTTGCCGCAGCCGTTGGAGCCGAGGAATCCAAAGATCTCGCCGCGCTCGATGCGAAAATCGACATGATCGACTGCCGTGAAATCGCCGAAACGCATGGTGAGCCCCTGCGCCTCGATGGCGATCTCGGCCTCGCCGCCGTCGCTGCGCGGCGGAATTTCCACCGGCTTGTGCCCGCGGCGGCGCTCCTCGGGAAGCATCGAGATAAACGCCTGTTCCAGCGACTGTTCGCCGGTGCGTGCATAGAAGTCGGCTGCGGTGCCGGTGGCCAGCACCTTTCCCGCGTCCATCGCGATCAGCCAGTCGAAGCGTTCGGCCTCTTCCATATAGGCCGTGGCGACCAGCACGCTCATGTGCGGGCGGTTCGCGCGGATGCGGTCGATCAGATCCCAGAATTGCGCGCGCGACATGGGATCGACGCCGGTTGTCGGCTCATCCAGCAGCAGGAAATCGGGATCGTGGATGAGCGCGCAGCACAAGCCGAGCTTCTGCTTCATGCCGCCCGAAAGCTTGCCCGCCGGGCGCTTGCGGAACGGCGCGAGGCCCGTGCTTTCGGTGAGGTCGGCAATGCGGCGCTCGCGTTCGGCCGCGTCCTGCCCGAACAACCGCCCGAAGAATTCGAGATTTTCGTCGATGGAGAGCGTAGGATAGAGGTTCTTGCCCAGCCCCTGCGGCATATAGGCGATGCGCGGACACACGGCGTTGCGGTGGCGGGCCTCGGCCATGTCGCCGCCCAGCACCTCGACCCGGCCCTCCTGGATGGCTCGCGCGCCCGCGATCAGGGAAAACAGGCTGGACTTGCCGACGCCGTCCGGGCCGATCATCGCCACCATGCGCCCGGCGGGGATTTCAAGATTCACATCATCGAGCGCCAGCACCTTGCCGTAATGCAGGCTCACGCCCGAAACGCGGGCGACAGCTTCCGTCATTGCGGCACGTTGACGGTCAGTTTCGCGGGCCATTCGGATTTCGGATCGATCCGCACATAGGCCATGCCCGGAAGGCCGGTCTTGACCTGGGTGATATAGCGATCGAGCAACTTGCGATCGATCTGCGCCTTCACGCGGAACATCAGTTTCTGGCGCTCGCTTTGCGTCTCCACCGTCTTGGGCGTGAACTGGGCCACATCGGCAACGAAGCTGACTTTCGCAGGGATCGCACGATCCGGAAGCGCATCGAGCACGATGCGTACATCGCTGCCCAGCGCCACCTTGCCCGCGACCGTTTCCGGCAGGAAGAAGGTCATGTAGACGTCGCCCAGATTGACCAGGTTGAGCACGCGCCCGCCGCCACCCACGACTTCGCCCGGCTGGGCGACGCGATATTGCACGCGGCCGGCCGTCGGCGCCTTGAGGTCGCTGTCGCGGATATCGGCCTCGATCCGCTGGATGGTGGCGCGCACGGCATCGACCTGCGAACGCGCGCCGATCACCTGGTTGCGCGCCGTCGTGATCGCCGCGTCGACGGCCGCGAGTTGGGCGCGAGCGGCCTCCACTGCCGCCGCCGCGCCTTCGACGCGGGCCTGATCGTCATCCCGTTCCTGCACGGCGGTCGCACCTTCTCGCGCCAGCGTTTCCGATCGCGCCAGCCGCTTGCGCGCCGCGTTCAGCTCCGCCTCACGCTGGCGGACGCCGGCGAGAGCCGCCGCCCGGTTGCTCTGCTGCTGCGCGACCTGGCTGGTCGCGATCTGGATGCCGTTCAGCGCCTGCGCCAGTTGCGCTTCGGCTTCGGCCCTCTGGGCACTCAGCACGTCCGTATCCATATGGGCGACGACTTGCCCCGCCTGCACGAACGCGCCTTCGTCGACCAGGATTTCGCGGATGCGGCCGGGCGATTTGGCGGAAACGTCGATTTCAACCGCTTCGATCCGGCCGTTACCGCCGACGATGCCTTCGGGCAAATCGCCGGGCTTGAGCACCTGCCAAAGGAGCAGAGCTACAACGACGAGCGCCGCCGCGATGCCGCCCCTGATGAGCCATGTCTTCCGGGACGCCGTCATCACCTGTGTTCTCCGCCTTGATCGTTGCTGTCGTGGACGACTTCGGCGGGACCCCCGCCAAGCGCCGCGTAGAGGGCTATGCCGCTCGCCAGATGAGCGCGGCGCAACTGGATCAGCGCCTGTTCGGTGTCGAAAAGGTCGCGTTGCGCGTCCAGCACTTCCAGATAGGCCGAACGCCCGTTGTCGAACCGCAACCCGGCCAGCCGAGCCCGTTCGCGCAAGGCGTCCAGCGAGCTGCGCGCGGTGTCGATCCGCAACGCCAGTTGCCGGCGCCGGACCAGCGCGTCGGAAACATCACGAAACGCGCCCTGCACGGTCTTTTCATAGCTGGCCACGGCTTCGACCTGCCGCGCTTTCGCCAGATCGAGGTTGCCGGAAAGGCGGCCCGCATTGAACAGCGGCAGGGCGATCGTCGGGGTGAAGCTCCACGCGCGGCTCCCGTCGCCGAACAGCCCGTCGAGATCGGAACTCGCCGTGCCGAAGGCACCCGTCAGGCTGATATTGGGAAAGAACGCCGCCCGCGCCGCGCCGATATCGGCGTTGGCCGCCCGCAATTGATATTCCGCCGCCACGATATCAGGCCGGTTGACCAGAAGGTCGGAGGGCAAGCCCGGCGGAAGGGCGATATCCGGTCCGGTTTCGGCAAGACCGAGGGGCCCAGGCACGATCTCCACGGGCCGCCCGACCAGCAGCGCCAGCGCGTTGCGGTTCACGTCGCGGTCCTGCTCAAGCGCTTGCAGCGCATCCTGCGCCTGCGCCAGCAGCAACTGCGCCTGGGTCATTTCCAGTTTGGAACCTGAACCAACTTCATAGCGGCGACGCATGATCCGCAGCGAGTCCTCGCGCGTGACGATCGTCCGCCGGGCAAGCGCGAGGCGTTCCTCATATTCGCGCTCCAGCAGATAGCCATTGGCGACCTGCGCGATCAGGCCGGTGGCAACGGCGCGCTTCGCCTCTTCCGTCGCCAGATAACGATTGCGCGCGGCGTCGTTCAGGTTGCGCAGACGGCCCCAGAAATCGATTTCCCAGCTCGCGCTCACCTGCGCGGTGACCTGCTTGATGTCATAGCTCTGCGTGCCTGCGCCCGGCAGGCTGATGATGGAACGACCCCGCGTGCCGGTGCCGACGGCGTTGAGTTCGGGATAGAGCGCC is a window of Sphingobium sp. MI1205 DNA encoding:
- a CDS encoding HlyD family secretion protein — encoded protein: MTASRKTWLIRGGIAAALVVVALLLWQVLKPGDLPEGIVGGNGRIEAVEIDVSAKSPGRIREILVDEGAFVQAGQVVAHMDTDVLSAQRAEAEAQLAQALNGIQIATSQVAQQQSNRAAALAGVRQREAELNAARKRLARSETLAREGATAVQERDDDQARVEGAAAAVEAARAQLAAVDAAITTARNQVIGARSQVDAVRATIQRIEADIRDSDLKAPTAGRVQYRVAQPGEVVGGGGRVLNLVNLGDVYMTFFLPETVAGKVALGSDVRIVLDALPDRAIPAKVSFVADVAQFTPKTVETQSERQKLMFRVKAQIDRKLLDRYITQVKTGLPGMAYVRIDPKSEWPAKLTVNVPQ
- the rbbA gene encoding ribosome-associated ATPase/putative transporter RbbA, encoding MTEAVARVSGVSLHYGKVLALDDVNLEIPAGRMVAMIGPDGVGKSSLFSLIAGARAIQEGRVEVLGGDMAEARHRNAVCPRIAYMPQGLGKNLYPTLSIDENLEFFGRLFGQDAAERERRIADLTESTGLAPFRKRPAGKLSGGMKQKLGLCCALIHDPDFLLLDEPTTGVDPMSRAQFWDLIDRIRANRPHMSVLVATAYMEEAERFDWLIAMDAGKVLATGTAADFYARTGEQSLEQAFISMLPEERRRGHKPVEIPPRSDGGEAEIAIEAQGLTMRFGDFTAVDHVDFRIERGEIFGFLGSNGCGKSTTMKMLTGLLKASEGQAWLFGREVENDDMATRRRVGYMSQAFSLYSELTVRQNLELHAQLFHVPAEDVPARVREMARRFGLDGIMDALPGALPLGQRQRLSLAVAMIHKPEMLILDEPTSGVDPIARDQFWQMMIDLSRRDKVTIFISTHFMNEAERCDRISLMHAGKVLVSDTPAAIVENRGAADLEEAFIAYLQDASGETPTEKRDDPVPAGAPAAADQDISAAPARSPWFMRRRMMSYARREGLELRRDPIRATLALLGSVILMFIMGYGISMDVEDLPFAVLDRDGTTTSENYVLNLAGSRYFIERPPITDYSQLDRRMRSGELSVALEIPPNFARDLRRGVPVQIGVWVDGAMPQRAETVQGYVQALHAHWLSEMAVQETGARPSMGLVNIELRYRYNPDVKSLVAIAPAVIPMMLLLFPAMLTALSVVREKELGSIVNFYVTPISKVEFLLGKQLPYVALAMLNYVLLVFLAVTMFGVPLTGSFLAMTLGALFYTLSATAIGLLFSIFMRSQIAAMFATAIGTILPAVQFSGLINPVSSLEGAGAVIGSIYPATWFVTICRGVFSKGLGFADLWPDLLVLFATFPVILALCVALLRKQES
- a CDS encoding efflux transporter outer membrane subunit, with the translated sequence MARRAHITGRLCGFRAVMAAMIVPSFLSGCSFAPPNVRPAQPVPQDYPAPAALGASIARIGWHDFFREEHLRALIAAALENNRDIRIAAARVDQARAAWRIEGSALYPELNAVGTGTRGRSIISLPGAGTQSYDIKQVTAQVSASWEIDFWGRLRNLNDAARNRYLATEEAKRAVATGLIAQVANGYLLEREYEERLALARRTIVTREDSLRIMRRRYEVGSGSKLEMTQAQLLLAQAQDALQALEQDRDVNRNALALLVGRPVEIVPGPLGLAETGPDIALPPGLPSDLLVNRPDIVAAEYQLRAANADIGAARAAFFPNISLTGAFGTASSDLDGLFGDGSRAWSFTPTIALPLFNAGRLSGNLDLAKARQVEAVASYEKTVQGAFRDVSDALVRRRQLALRIDTARSSLDALRERARLAGLRFDNGRSAYLEVLDAQRDLFDTEQALIQLRRAHLASGIALYAALGGGPAEVVHDSNDQGGEHR
- a CDS encoding ABC transporter permease — translated: MRHAANIYRLGIKELRSLWRDPMMLFLILYSFSVGIYVAATAMPETLHKAPIAIVDEDQSQLSSRITGAFYPPHFTPPSIVGLNEVDKGLDAGRYTFALDIPPDFQRDVLAGRQPGLQLNVDATRMSQAFTGGGYIQQIVQGEVAEFMKGTRASTPVPVELALRVRFNPTLAQSWFGAVMEIINSVTMLSIVLTGAALIREREHGTIEHLLVMPVTPFEIMASKVWAMGLVVLVACAFALFAMVEGVLSVPVEGSIALFLAGAGLHLFATTSIGIFMGTIARSMPQFGLLLMLVLLPLQMLSGGSTPRESMPEFVQTVMLAAPTTHFVKMAQAILYRGAGFDVVWPQFLAIIAIGAIFFAIALARFRRTIGTMA